In Leisingera sp. M658, the genomic window CTCGGTGATGATCGGCGACAGCGACATCAGACGCCGGGCCAGCACTTCGGTTGCTTCTGAAAAATACGGCTGAACCAGATTGGTGAGCGGCAGTTTCAGGGTTTCCGCGACCGTTTCCGCAACCGGATTCGGGCCATGGCCCAGCGGCAGACAGCCATGGCCGGGCACAAAGTCCAGCACCAGCTTGTCGTCGCCGCAATGCAGCTGGTTGCCGTTGGCGCCGACGACCTGGGTGTAAAGGCCGCAGGTCTTGAGCTTGCGGTCAAGCAGCGGGTTGATGGGGTTCGGCGCGTTGAGGTGTCCGAAATGTTCCAGAGGCATAGGCTTAATTCTCCTGATGGGGCGTCAAAGGCTTTGGGATCTGAAATGACCGCCGCCGAAATTTGGGCTGAAATCGATTTTGCTCAGGCTGATCAGGGTTTCCCGGCCTTTGCCGTGCACAATCATGTGGCGCGACCGCAGGATGTGTTTGCCATCCGGCGCTTGGGCCGCCTTGGACATTTTCTGGGTCTTCAGATGGCGCCCCTTCTGATCGAAGTAATCAATCTGGAACGGCACCATCGACCCGGCCCTGGCCTGGGTCACCGCGCGCGCATAGCCGATGCTGCGCCCGTAGCCGGCGCTGCGCACGGTGCTTTCCAATGTGATGCTGCTGCCACTGCTGGCGGTGATGGCATGGGTGAAGTTTTCCAGCCGCATCGCCATAAGGTTGGCATAGCTGAAATCCGTTCCGGCAAAGGCATTGGCCTGCTTAGAGGCGGAAATCCGGCGCACTTTGCCAAGGCTGGGCAGCATCAGCCAAAGGTCATTGTCCTTTCGGCCTTGCTCGTGCACCAGCAGTTTGGTGTCGCGCACATCCGCCGGGGCCAGAAAGACATAGCGGCGGTCGCTAAGGTCCTTGCCGCCTTGCCGGGCCGTGGAAACCTCCAGATCGCGGGTGCGCACCGGCGCACCGGTGCGGCGCAGCTCGACCTTGGCCATTGCGGCCATCGCTCCGGTCAGCTCGATATTGTTGACCGCGGTTGCAACCTCCAACGCATCCGGGGCCGCCAGCACCAGGCCGGGTGCCAGCATTGCGGTTGCCAGACTGCCGCCGCCAAGGGCAAGAAAACCGCGGCGGGGAAGCCGTGAAAATGAATCGGGCATGAGGGTATCCTTTTCGAAGTCCTGCTTCACTTTGCGAAGGTGCCTGCCGGCGCCGCCTGCAGACCGTTGGAAATCCGGTAGTGTTCTGAATGGCCGGTTAGATGTTCCGCCAATGCCCGGACCAGGGCCTGGCTTTTCAGCATGATCTCATCCAGTTCGGCCTTGGGGTCCGACAGATAGGTGATGGCGCCGCCGCAGCCGATGGAGACGGACGCGCCCTGCTTCACCACCGTGCGGATGACGATCGAAAGATCCGATTGCCCGTTGTAGCCAATCCAGCCGATCGCCCCGGAATAGACCCCGCGCGGGCCTTCCTCGAGCTGATCAAGAATTTCCACAGAGCGGATTTTCGGAGCCCCGGTCATAGAGCCGCCGGGGAAACAGCTGCGGATGGCATCAACGCTGGTCAGGCCCGGTTTCAGCCGCCCGCGGATGGTCGAGACCATCTGATGCACGGTCTTATAGGTCTCAATCGCGCACAGCTTGGGCACATCGACAGAACCGGGGATCGAAGTGGCGGCAAAATCATGCCGCACCAGATCGACGATCATCAGGTTTTCGGCGCGTTCTTTCTCGGTGCTCTGCAGACGGCGGGCCAGTTCCGCATCCTCTTGCGGCGTGGCCCCCCGTCTGACAGTGCCCTTGATCGGTTTGCTTTCCAGCAGGCCGGACTGATCCGCGCGCAGGAAACGTTCCGGCGAGGAAGACACCACCTCGGTGCCGCCGATGTTCAGGAAACCGCTGTAAGTCGCCGGGTTGCGCTGGCGGAGAAGCTTGTAAAACTCCCAGGCATCCAGATCTTCCAGCTCAGCTGTAATCTGGTTGGTCAGGCACAGCTCATAGCTTTCGCCGGCGCGGATCTGGTCTTGGCATTTGATGATCCGGTCCAGATAGGCCTGGGGGCCGTGCCGCATGGTGAATTCAAGCGGCGGGCGGGATTTGGCGGGCGCCAGGGCAACCTGCATTCTGGCCGCCTTGGCAAACGTTGTCTGCAGCGCCGACAGGGCGTTGTCGAATTGGGATTCCTCGGCGTCCTGCGGCAGGCAGACCGCCGCATAGGCCGCATCTTCAAGATGGTCGATCACAAAGAACTGCGGCACATGGCGAAAGGCGGCGTCTTCGGTTTTCGAGGGCGGGGAGGAAACACCCAGGAGTTCCGATTTCAGCTCATAGCCCAGCCAGCCGATAAGGCCGCCGAGGAACGGGAACGGCGGTTGACCGCCGGGACAGGATACAACACCCAGGCAATTGCTGAGATAGTCCAGCACCGGCATCTGCCGCTCGGCGGCAAGCGCGGTTCCCTCATATTCGCGAAGGGTCTGCGTTTGCACGCAATAGGTTACGCTGCGGTCCGGGTCCGCCGGCGCCTCAACAATGGAATAGCGCGACAGCCCCTCCTGCGCGAGGCTGCTTTCCAGCAGCTGCGGGCGGCGGCCATTGACCAGCCCCTGCGCTTCGACCAGCGCCGCCGGGTCGATGGCCGCACCCAGCTTGTGCCAGTACAGGCTGCGGGCGGGGGCGGCGTTTGCGGCATTGCTGCGGGCCTTGGCCGCGGTCCGGCCCTGATGCGCATCGACCAGATTCAGAAAGTTGCCGAGAATCGCCCGGCCGTATTCCGTGGCAATCGATTCCGGATGGAACTGCACGCCCCAGCGGGGGGATTCAATGCTGCGGATACCCATGACGATGCCGTCTTCGGTCCAGGCATCGCAGACAAAGCCCTGCGGCAGCTCCGGGTTCACGGTCCAGGAATGGTAACGCATCACCTTCTGTGTCTTGGGCAGGCCGGTAAACAGCCCCTCGCCGCTGCAGGTGATCTGACTGACCCGCCCGTGCATTGGCTGCGGCGCCAGTTCAACGACGCCGCCACCCTCGACGATCATCGCCTGATGGCCCAGGCAGACCCCCAGCACAGGGCGGCTGTCGCGGCGCAGAATATCCAGGGAGATGCCAAGATCCCTGGCGACGCCGGTGTTGCCCGGCCCCGGTGAGATGATGATTCCGTCATAGCTCAGGAATTCCGGGCTCTGCAGAAAACCGTAGCCGTCATTGCGGATGACATCGATGCAAAGACCATCGCGCTGGCCGCGCAAGAAGTCGGCTATATTATTGGTAAAACTGTCAAAATTGTCGACGAGGAGAAGTTTCAAGGCTCTGTATCCCTTTACTGCCATAGGCTCATCAACCGGCTGGAAACGCCGTCAGGCTGAAATGAATTGTGCGGATAAGGCGGGAATTGCGGCCCGCCTGTCACCTATCGACTTTGAGAGTTCCGGTATCCGCCGCGGCTATCTAGCGTCGGCGCGAAACAGCAAAGCGGAGCGGAAATCCCCATGCGTACGACGGTTGGTATTATTGGCGGCGGCCCGTCCGGGCTGCTTCTTTCGATTCTTCTGGACCGTCTGGGAATCGACAATCAGGTGCTGGAACACCGCAGCCGCGCGCATGTGCAGCGCCGGGTGCGGGCCGGGCAGCTGGATCACGCCAGCGTTGCTTTCCTGCGCCAGGCCGGGCTGGCCGGCCGCCTGGACCGGCTGGGCCTGCCGCAGCGGGGCATGAACCTGCGCTGGCGGGATCAGACCCGGCGTATTGATCTTGAGGCCTTGAGCGGCGGGCATTCCTGCACGGTTTACGGCCAGTCGGCGCTGACCTGCGATCTGACCAATGCGCTGGCCGCCAGCGGCCGCAGTCCGGTCTACGGTGCCGAGGACATCCGGCTGTCGGATCCGGAATCGGAGCCGCATATCATCACCTATCGCAAGGACGGCGCTGAACACCGGCTGGAATGCCGCTTTGTTGCCGGCTGCGACGGGGCGCATGGCCCGGCGCGCCGGCTGGTGAACGGCGCCGGGGGCGGCAGCAGCAAACGGCTGCCGTTTTCCTGGGTCGGCGTGCTGAGCGAAACCCCTCCGGTCTCGCCCGAGCTGACCTATGCCTATCACCCGCGCGGGTTTGCGCTGTGGTCGATGCGCTCGGACACGGTCAGCCGCACCTACCTGCAATGCGGCGCGGAGGACCAGGCCGAAGACTGGTCCGATGACCGGTTCTGGAGCGAGATGCAGCGCCGCCTGGGGCCGGATGTGGATTTCAGCCCCGGCAAGGTGACAGAACGGCTGATGGTCCGGATGCAGGGCTATGTCGCGGACCGGATGCAGCTGGGCAATGTGGTTCTGGCGGGCGATGCGGGCCATACCGTGCCGCCCTCGGCGGCCAAAGGCCTGAACCTGGCCATCGCCGACATCCGCGAGCTGAGCGAAAGCTTCCGCAAGCTGCTGTTTGAGGGCCGGCAGGACGCCTTGGCGGACTATGCGCAAAAGGCGCTGAAGCGGGCCTGGGCCGGGCAGGCCTTCTCGTGGCAGATGACGGATCTGCTGCATGCGCCCCCATCGGGTGACCCGTTTGAGAGCAATCTGAAACTGACCCGGCTGGACACCCTTCTGGCCTCGCCCGAGCAGCTGAGCCTGTTCTGCCGGGACTACACCGGCGCCGAGGCTGCCTGACCATGCTGCAAAGGCTTCTGAAACCGGGTCTGCTCCTGTCCGCGGCCTTGGCCGCCGCGGCACCGGCGCGGGCTGAATTCAACGGGTATTTCGCCACCGGGATCCAAGGCGGCAACGCCAACTTCACCGACAGCGGCACCGGCATATTCGGGCGGCTGAACTATCGCTTTTCGCACAGCATGGACGCAGCCGGCGGCACGCTGGATCTGTTTACCGGCGGGACGGTGCAGGGCAGCGGCCGGGAGGACCGGGCCATCAATGAAACCCAGGCCCTGCGCGAAGCATACGCAGAATTTCAGGCAGGCAGCTTTACCCTTGGCGCCGGGCGGCACGTGCATGTGCAGGGGGTTGCTGACGGGTTCATTCCGACCGACGTAGTCTCGCCGCGCAATTTCCGCTTTGCCGTCTATGAGGAACAGGGCAACCGGTTTGGCTCCGACGGGATCTGGGGCACGGTGTTTCTTGGATCCGACGTCACGCTGTCGGCTTATGCCTATACCAACACCCGCAGCAGCGTCCTGCCGCAGGGGATTTACCCCGGTGCTTTGTCGCTGCCGGACGAGCCGGTTGAAAGCGATGACCAGGCCTATGGCGGGCGGATCGGCTGGGCCGCAGGGTTCGGCGATCTTGGGATCAGCGTTTATTCAGGCCCGGCCAACCTGCCCTATCTGTGGGCGGATGGCGCTGGCGTGCAGCCGGTGGTGCCGCATCTGTTCATGGTGGGCGCTGATTTCGACCTGGTCCGCGGCGCCTGGCGGTTCTACGGCGAGGCGGCGCTGCATGAGTATAAATCCGGCAGTTTCGCCATTCCCGCAGCGCTGCTGCCCGAAGATGAGGTTCAGGCCGTCCTGGGCGCCGAGCGCGAGCTGGCCGGCACCAGCAGGCTGGCCGTTCAGCTGTTCTGGCGCGACCTGCAGACCAGCCGCAGCAGCGGGGCGGGTCCGCTGGCGCCCTTGGCGGCAGGCGTCAGGACTGTTTACGGGCAGTATGAAGACCGGCAAACCGGCTCCAGCCTGTCCTATACCTGGGAAAGCGACGATACCCGCCGGTCCGCCGAAGCCACTGTTTCCAGCTGGTTTGAAGACGACCTTTATGTGCGGCTGCGGGGCAAGTACCGGCTCGGCTCCCAAAGCGTGATTTACCTCTATGCCGATTGGCTGGATGGCCCCGCGGGGTCGCCCTACGGCACCCTAAAGGACAGCTCAAACATCGGCATCGAATACCGGATATTCTTTTAAAGGAAAGGGCTTAACCGTGTTTCCGAAACGTCTGCAATTCATTCTCGACCGCACCGTCAACATCGCAACCCTGATGGACACCGCAATCGCCGGGCGCGAAGACGAGATCTTCTTCACGACCGACGAAAAACTGCCGCAGTACGGCATCCCGGATGACGGGCTGACCGGGGCCGGGCTGCGCGATACCGTCAACCGGCTGTGCCGCATGCTGCACAGCCATGGCGTGCGCCGGTTTGACCGGGTGGCGATCTGGAAAAGCAACTCCCTGGATTATTTTCTGTGGAGCTATTCGGCGATGCGCCGGGGTGCAATCTCGGTTCCGGTCAATGGCCGGATGCCGGTTCAGAACTTTCTGAACTTCATCCGCAACAGCGGCGCCAGAACAATTGTGACCGATTGCGCCGGGCTGCAGGCGCTGCAGGACAGCGGCCTGCCGCTGGACGGGATTGACCGGATCTTTCTGACCGACGGCAGCACCAAGGCCCCGGGCATCGACGTGATCCCGGTGCCGGACGTCTTTGCCCAGATGCCAGTGGACTACATCCCGCCGCATATGGACCGCGATCAGCATGTCATGATCTGCCACACATCCGGCACCACCG contains:
- a CDS encoding outer membrane lipoprotein-sorting protein — protein: MPDSFSRLPRRGFLALGGGSLATAMLAPGLVLAAPDALEVATAVNNIELTGAMAAMAKVELRRTGAPVRTRDLEVSTARQGGKDLSDRRYVFLAPADVRDTKLLVHEQGRKDNDLWLMLPSLGKVRRISASKQANAFAGTDFSYANLMAMRLENFTHAITASSGSSITLESTVRSAGYGRSIGYARAVTQARAGSMVPFQIDYFDQKGRHLKTQKMSKAAQAPDGKHILRSRHMIVHGKGRETLISLSKIDFSPNFGGGHFRSQSL
- the pabB gene encoding aminodeoxychorismate synthase component I, with protein sequence MKLLLVDNFDSFTNNIADFLRGQRDGLCIDVIRNDGYGFLQSPEFLSYDGIIISPGPGNTGVARDLGISLDILRRDSRPVLGVCLGHQAMIVEGGGVVELAPQPMHGRVSQITCSGEGLFTGLPKTQKVMRYHSWTVNPELPQGFVCDAWTEDGIVMGIRSIESPRWGVQFHPESIATEYGRAILGNFLNLVDAHQGRTAAKARSNAANAAPARSLYWHKLGAAIDPAALVEAQGLVNGRRPQLLESSLAQEGLSRYSIVEAPADPDRSVTYCVQTQTLREYEGTALAAERQMPVLDYLSNCLGVVSCPGGQPPFPFLGGLIGWLGYELKSELLGVSSPPSKTEDAAFRHVPQFFVIDHLEDAAYAAVCLPQDAEESQFDNALSALQTTFAKAARMQVALAPAKSRPPLEFTMRHGPQAYLDRIIKCQDQIRAGESYELCLTNQITAELEDLDAWEFYKLLRQRNPATYSGFLNIGGTEVVSSSPERFLRADQSGLLESKPIKGTVRRGATPQEDAELARRLQSTEKERAENLMIVDLVRHDFAATSIPGSVDVPKLCAIETYKTVHQMVSTIRGRLKPGLTSVDAIRSCFPGGSMTGAPKIRSVEILDQLEEGPRGVYSGAIGWIGYNGQSDLSIVIRTVVKQGASVSIGCGGAITYLSDPKAELDEIMLKSQALVRALAEHLTGHSEHYRISNGLQAAPAGTFAK
- a CDS encoding 4-hydroxybenzoate 3-monooxygenase → MRTTVGIIGGGPSGLLLSILLDRLGIDNQVLEHRSRAHVQRRVRAGQLDHASVAFLRQAGLAGRLDRLGLPQRGMNLRWRDQTRRIDLEALSGGHSCTVYGQSALTCDLTNALAASGRSPVYGAEDIRLSDPESEPHIITYRKDGAEHRLECRFVAGCDGAHGPARRLVNGAGGGSSKRLPFSWVGVLSETPPVSPELTYAYHPRGFALWSMRSDTVSRTYLQCGAEDQAEDWSDDRFWSEMQRRLGPDVDFSPGKVTERLMVRMQGYVADRMQLGNVVLAGDAGHTVPPSAAKGLNLAIADIRELSESFRKLLFEGRQDALADYAQKALKRAWAGQAFSWQMTDLLHAPPSGDPFESNLKLTRLDTLLASPEQLSLFCRDYTGAEAA